One segment of Pirellulales bacterium DNA contains the following:
- a CDS encoding DUF2089 domain-containing protein: MGNRPLRVIDVEQPATERWFDRLSDEDLAFVRRFILCSGSLKELASIYSISYPTVRLRLDRLIERIKLLESAEIRSEFERTARLLYADGKLDLASLKALLAAHRKEVEGTES; encoded by the coding sequence GTGGGTAATCGGCCGCTGCGCGTGATCGACGTCGAGCAACCCGCCACCGAGCGGTGGTTCGATCGGCTGAGCGACGAAGACCTGGCGTTCGTCCGCCGGTTCATTCTTTGCTCCGGTTCGCTCAAAGAATTGGCGTCGATCTACAGCATTTCGTACCCCACGGTGCGTCTGCGCCTCGATCGCTTGATCGAGCGGATCAAGCTGCTCGAAAGCGCAGAGATCCGCAGCGAGTTCGAGCGCACGGCGCGGCTGCTCTATGCCGACGGCAAACTCGACCTGGCGTCGCTCAAGGCCTTGTTGGCGGCACATCGCAAAGAAGTCGAGGGGACCGAATCATGA